A genomic window from Drosophila innubila isolate TH190305 chromosome 4, UK_Dinn_1.0, whole genome shotgun sequence includes:
- the LOC117788407 gene encoding transcriptional activator protein Pur-beta isoform X2, giving the protein MSDLGSGDEGISGSKYNASNMEGSLSRNDFESSGKAGSAVEQELATKMLQIQSKRFYLDVKQNRRGRFIKVAEIGADGRRSQIYLALSTAAEFRDHLSAFSDYYASLGPPNTDNLPEDGKLKSEMMIKDNRRYYLDLKENARGRFLRVSQTITRGGPRSQIALPAQGMIEFRDALTDLLEEFGANDGGFKGDLPEERHMKVDNKNFYFDIGQNNRGVYMRISEVKNNFRTSITIPEKCWIRFRDIFNDYCDKMKKSSDSITADNNLPTTTNSLK; this is encoded by the exons ATGTCTGATCTCGGAAGTGGAGACGAAGGTATCTCAGGATCAA AATACAATGCGAGCAATATGGAAGGTTCTTTGAGCAGGAACGATTTTGAGTCATCTGGCAAAG CTGGCAGTGCAGTTGAACAGGAATTGGCTACAAAAATGCTTCAAATTCAGTCAAAACGATTTTACTTGGATGTTAAGCAAAATCGCCGTGGAAGATTCATTAAAGTGGCCGAG ATTGGAGCTGATGGCAGAAGAAGTCAAATATACTTGGCACTATCGACAGCTGCTGAGTTTCGCGATCATCTATCGGCATTCAGTGACTATTATGCTTCTTTAG GGCCACCAAATACTGATAATTTGCCAGAGGATGGTAAATTAAAGTCCGAGATGATGATCAAGGATAATCGAAGATACTATTTGGACTTGAAGGAGAATGCTCGTGGAAGATTTCTTCGT GTATCACAAACAATCACAAGAGGTGGCCCAAGATCTCAAATTGCATTACCAGCTCAAGGAATGATTGAATTTCGCGACGCGCTGACAGATTTATTGGAAGAATTCGGAGCCAATGACGGGGG ttttaaaggCGATTTACCCGAAGAACGTCATATGAAGGTggataataaaaacttttatttcgaTATTGGTCAAAATAATCGTGGTGTTTATATGCGAATAAGTGAG gttaaaaataactttcgCACTTCAATAACTATTCCGGAGAAGTGCTGGATACGATTTCGTGATATTTTTAACGATTATTgcgacaaaatgaaaaaatcgtCCGATTCAATCACTGCCGATAATAATctaccgacaacaacaaatagtcTTAAATAA
- the LOC117788407 gene encoding transcriptional activator protein Pur-beta isoform X1: protein MSDLGSGDEGISGSKYNASNMEGSLSRNDFESSGKAGSAVEQELATKMLQIQSKRFYLDVKQNRRGRFIKVAEIGADGRRSQIYLALSTAAEFRDHLSAFSDYYASLAGQNAGPPNTDNLPEDGKLKSEMMIKDNRRYYLDLKENARGRFLRVSQTITRGGPRSQIALPAQGMIEFRDALTDLLEEFGANDGGFKGDLPEERHMKVDNKNFYFDIGQNNRGVYMRISEVKNNFRTSITIPEKCWIRFRDIFNDYCDKMKKSSDSITADNNLPTTTNSLK from the exons ATGTCTGATCTCGGAAGTGGAGACGAAGGTATCTCAGGATCAA AATACAATGCGAGCAATATGGAAGGTTCTTTGAGCAGGAACGATTTTGAGTCATCTGGCAAAG CTGGCAGTGCAGTTGAACAGGAATTGGCTACAAAAATGCTTCAAATTCAGTCAAAACGATTTTACTTGGATGTTAAGCAAAATCGCCGTGGAAGATTCATTAAAGTGGCCGAG ATTGGAGCTGATGGCAGAAGAAGTCAAATATACTTGGCACTATCGACAGCTGCTGAGTTTCGCGATCATCTATCGGCATTCAGTGACTATTATGCTTCTTTAG ctGGTCAAAATGCAGGGCCACCAAATACTGATAATTTGCCAGAGGATGGTAAATTAAAGTCCGAGATGATGATCAAGGATAATCGAAGATACTATTTGGACTTGAAGGAGAATGCTCGTGGAAGATTTCTTCGT GTATCACAAACAATCACAAGAGGTGGCCCAAGATCTCAAATTGCATTACCAGCTCAAGGAATGATTGAATTTCGCGACGCGCTGACAGATTTATTGGAAGAATTCGGAGCCAATGACGGGGG ttttaaaggCGATTTACCCGAAGAACGTCATATGAAGGTggataataaaaacttttatttcgaTATTGGTCAAAATAATCGTGGTGTTTATATGCGAATAAGTGAG gttaaaaataactttcgCACTTCAATAACTATTCCGGAGAAGTGCTGGATACGATTTCGTGATATTTTTAACGATTATTgcgacaaaatgaaaaaatcgtCCGATTCAATCACTGCCGATAATAATctaccgacaacaacaaatagtcTTAAATAA